In Juglans regia cultivar Chandler chromosome 5, Walnut 2.0, whole genome shotgun sequence, the following are encoded in one genomic region:
- the LOC108979200 gene encoding exocyst complex component EXO70H1-like, whose translation MPRKGMRSIFFRSSSPSRTSIPPSSPSLRFSESLMEDNIEIVESLLNKWDSDFSTYAKITSLFHGDRTLAKQYLHSVKGLQSAMQYLVTQNAASDKLVKAQNLMERAMKRLEKEFYQILSANRDHLDPESVSTRSSRSSASRSSISDLEDDELEDEFRVAGESISEVERVSVAAMADLKSIADCMISTGYGKECVKIYKIIRKSIIDEALYHLGVEELSLSQVKKMDWEVLELKIGNWLKAVKIGVKTLFYGERILLDHVFSASVAIKESCFAEILRESAMSLFGFPELVAKCKKSPEKIFRTLDLYEAISDLWPEIESIFSYESTSGIRSQAISSLINLGDSVRTMLMDFEKAILKDSSRTTVSGGGVHPLTRYVMNYICFLADYSGVLTDIVADWPLVLQSPLPESYFASPGPDDSPISVRIAWLILVLLCKLDGKAEFYKDSALSYLFLANNLQYVVVKVRTSNLKLFLGEDWAMKHESKVEQYASNYERIGWSRVFESLPENPTTEISPEQAKVCLKRFNTAFGEAYRKQKSWVVNNPKLRDEIKVSVAKKIGSVYRRFYDRYQLRFGSDSLVKYAPDDLENYLSDLLYGSGGVGSVSSSSSSSQSRGPLRFAQ comes from the coding sequence ATGCCGAGAAAAGGAATGAGGAGCATTTTCTTCAGGTCTTCGTCCCCATCTAGAACAAGTATCCCACCTTCATCACCGAGCCTCAGATTCTCTGAATCGTTAATGGAGGACAACATCGAAATCGTGGAGTCTCTCCTTAATAAGTGGGATTCTGATTTCTCCACCTATGCCAAAATCACCTCCCTTTTCCACGGCGACCGCACCCTGGCCAAACAGTACCTACACTCCGTCAAAGGCTTGCAGTCCGCCATGCAATACTTGGTTACCCAGAACGCTGCCTCCGACAAGCTTGTTAAGGCTCAGAACTTGATGGAAAGGGCTATGAAGAGGTTGGAGAAGGAGTTCTACCAGATTTTGTCGGCTAATAGGGATCACCTTGATCCTGAATCGGTTTCCACCCGCTCTTCCAGATCCTCGGCGTCGAGGTCGAGTATTTCGGACTTGGAGGACGACGAGTTGGAGGACGAGTTTCGAGTTGCCGGAGAGTCGATCTCTGAGGTGGAGCGAGTCTCGGTGGCTGCCATGGCTGACTTGAAATCCATTGCGGACTGTATGATCTCCACCGGTTATGGGAAAGAGTGCGTGaaaatctacaaaataataCGTAAGTCGATTATAGATGAGGCCTTGTATCATCTTGGGGTTGAGGAGTTGAGTCTCTCGCAGGTGAAGAAGATGGATTGGGAGGTGCTGGAGCTGAAGATCGGGAACTGGCTGAAAGCTGTAAAAATTGGCGTGAAAACTCTCTTCTATGGAGAGAGGATTCTCTTGGATCACGTGTTTTCGGCTTCCGTAGCAATCAAAGAATCGTGCTTCGCTGAGATTTTAAGAGAGAGCGCGATGAGCTTGTTTGGATTCCCGGAACTCGTGGCAAAGTGCAAAAAATCTCCCGAGAAAATATTCCGCACGCTGGACTTGTACGAAGCTATCTCTGATCTCTGGCCGGAGATCGAATCAATTTTCTCGTACGAATCAACCTCGGGAATCCGATCACAGGCCATCAGTTCTCTGATCAACCTCGGCGATTCGGTGCGAACGATGCTAATGGACTTCGAGAAGGCCATACTGAAGGACTCATCGAGGACTACTGTCTCTGGCGGTGGAGTACACCCTCTCACGCGCTACGTTATGAACTACATCTGCTTCCTCGCCGATTACAGCGGTGTGCTAACCGACATTGTCGCTGACTGGCCTTTAGTATTACAGTCGCCGTTACCGGAATCCTACTTCGCGAGTCCAGGTCCCGACGATAGTCCGATTTCCGTCCGAATAGCGTGGCTGATCCTTGTCCTCCTCTGTAAGCTTGACGGCAAAGCCGAGTTCTACAAGGACTCTGCGCTCTCGTACCTTTTCCTGGCAAACAACCTCCAATACGTCGTCGTTAAGGTGCGCACATCGAACCTGAAACTTTTTCTTGGTGAGGATTGGGCGATGAAGCACGAATCAAAAGTCGAACAGTATGCTTCGAACTACGAGCGGATCGGTTGGAGCAGAGTGTTCGAGTCATTACCGGAAAATCCAACGACCGAGATTTCGCCGGAGCAAGCGAAGGTCTGTTTGAAGAGATTCAACACGGCTTTCGGTGAGGCGTATAGGAAACAAAAATCGTGGGTAGTTAACAACCCGAAACTCCGGGACGAGATCAAAGTTTCGGTGGCGAAGAAGATTGGATCGGTGTATCGGAGATTTTATGACAGGTATCAGTTGAGGTTTGGGTCGGATTCATTGGTCAAGTATGCCCCTGATGATTTGGAAAACTACTTGTCGGATCTGTTGTACGGGAGCGGGGGTGTAGGGAGTGTttcgtcatcttcttcctcgTCCCAGTCACGTGGTCCGTTGAGATTTGCGCAGTAG
- the LOC109021881 gene encoding uncharacterized protein LOC109021881, with protein MKSFLWRAASESLATNLNLHKRKVVVSPHCPICFMHPESVAHALWTCLAAQDVWSMSFRRIQKLCMQDGSFKEILMPMLDQLSLLELIEIAVIAKAVWHRRNYCLFEQHFHPPIQMSKQVLSELNAIGTWLENLEKRIKVQANWDAAKDKGNSRLGIGVIVRDLDGYIIVSLCSSIPLTPDPFLGEAVATLRATSLHAELGLHQFILEGDSLGVVKAIQQGNEIWSSTGMVIRDIKVLLSKVRGWSIQHVPRKVNVIARVLAKFALTCLEDYILIEDYPPCIHHLL; from the exons ATGAAATCTTTTCTGTGGAGAGCAGCTAGTGAGTCTCTTGCCACTAATCTCAACTTGCACAAGAGAAAGGTGGTGGTGTCTCCACATTGTCCTATCTGCTTTATGCATCCTGAATCAGTTGCACATGCTCTCTGGACTTGTTTAGCAGCCCAAGATGTGTGGTCTATGAGCTTTAGAAGGATACAAAAACTATGTATGCAGGATGGTTCCTTCAAAGAAATTCTGATGCCAATGTTGGATCAACTATCCCTATTGGAACTTATAGAGATAGCTGTTATTGCTAAAGCTGTTTGGCACAGAAGGAATTATTGTCTGTTTGAGCAGCATTTTCACCCTCCTATCCAAATGTCTAAACAGGTCCTTTCTGAGCTGAATGCCATTGGCACTTGGCTAGAGAACTTGGAAAAAAGGATTAAGGTCCAG GCTAATTGGGATGCAGCCAAAGATAAAGGCAACTCGAGATTGGGAATTGGTGTGATTGTCAGGGATTTGGATGGTTACATCATAGTCTCTTTATGCTCATCTATTCCCTTAACTCCTGATCCATTTCTAGGAGAAGCAGTAGCTACTCTAAGAGCTACTTCTTTGCATGCTGAATTGGGCTTACACCAATTCATCTTAGAAGGGGACTCTCTTGGTGTAGTGAAGGCTATCCAACAAGGAAATGAGATTTGGAGTTCCACTGGTATGGTTATTAGAGACATAAAGGTGTTATTATCCAAGGTTCGTGGATGGTCTATCCAACATGTTCCTAGGAAAGTCAATGTAATTGCCCGTGTTTTGGCAAAATTTGCCCTGACCTGCTTGGAGGACTATATTCTTATTGAGGACTATCCTCCATGTATTCACCATTTGCTctaa